One part of the Bdellovibrio sp. KM01 genome encodes these proteins:
- a CDS encoding toprim domain-containing protein: MASFSVIEFLSESHGIEARAGKKGPCPFCNGPHFSITKDDALGKCFSPSCGLYINQANSCPTQKQSLFKIHESILQDFHECLIKQEGKKSGTAWSYLVDERKIHPSVVKASLLGAIPRNYNLDEKFDPIIAEIESELHKIIGTDKTAESKKKVLSHQVERLKDAKEKFKRVLVGKRLSPRHGAITFAYCDEFHRVVAIKFREPFTKEITLYKPTQVMGLFGHQLFEPYEDERHKQLNKHLIVVEGEFNQLQFQSCLARASEVLGKQFSYAFVAAVGGVNSADTETLKKICRTPYIAYDNDLNRAGEVLVEKAQEKMSIYAFTTPEPDSDLDSFIVKSGDDMATIEKIKSLIQNSRFCPRNVERVAEEVFLSRQKQGSSDKRKDFEINSNAFELLIADLKDRGELLYDGQLAYLFSKTDKNLVKIDAEDQDYKILMSRYKINASEIIYKYIYSELETTAAKTARRVTVYPFSHYDDKTNRIYLSNFSNQVYRISQDQIELCENGVDGVLFLPNKVYDKFIFEKPSWRGSLWDEKILSQVKFSNKGLHPSEAKTLFLIWILTLFFPELFPTKVILAFIGVKGSGKTSAARRVLQIIHGVKSNVTPIPKEASDFDAIVTNNSLIVLDNADTKNPWLDDRLAIAATGGTTKKRKLYTTNEFMEATIQCHLMITARDPHFRRDDVADRVLPLKVERQNKFKGENRLIREISENRDRLMSELIEFAQEGLIALAQAKDEDDIGSFRMADFSSFATKLGRHAGIGNKIEEIFKKISAEQSQFALEDNSLFIFLYRWVQKNPNNRVTNVQLCEALSEFAKTTGQKFEFSGRGPAFAQRMSHLRPNLKEFFDITESNGGQRNVFYHFKIKKEMSDV, encoded by the coding sequence ATGGCCTCTTTTAGCGTCATCGAATTTTTATCAGAGAGTCACGGCATTGAAGCAAGAGCGGGCAAGAAAGGACCTTGCCCGTTCTGCAACGGTCCTCATTTTTCGATTACGAAAGACGATGCTTTGGGGAAATGTTTTTCGCCTTCATGTGGTCTCTATATAAATCAAGCGAACTCATGCCCGACGCAAAAACAAAGCCTTTTTAAGATTCACGAATCTATATTACAAGACTTTCACGAGTGCTTGATAAAGCAAGAAGGTAAAAAGAGCGGGACGGCTTGGAGCTATCTTGTCGATGAGCGGAAAATTCATCCGAGCGTCGTCAAGGCGTCTTTATTGGGCGCTATCCCTCGTAATTATAACCTAGATGAGAAGTTTGATCCAATCATCGCAGAAATTGAGTCTGAACTTCATAAGATCATAGGCACTGACAAAACCGCTGAATCAAAGAAAAAGGTATTGAGCCATCAAGTCGAACGTCTTAAGGACGCTAAAGAAAAGTTCAAGCGTGTTTTGGTTGGAAAACGGTTGTCCCCTCGCCATGGGGCGATCACATTCGCTTATTGTGACGAGTTTCATCGTGTTGTGGCGATAAAGTTTCGTGAGCCCTTTACGAAAGAAATTACACTTTATAAACCGACTCAAGTCATGGGACTTTTCGGTCATCAACTTTTTGAGCCGTATGAAGACGAGAGACACAAGCAGTTAAATAAACATCTTATTGTCGTTGAGGGGGAGTTTAATCAACTTCAGTTTCAATCATGCCTTGCAAGAGCATCCGAAGTCTTAGGCAAACAGTTCTCATACGCATTTGTAGCGGCAGTTGGCGGCGTTAATAGCGCCGACACTGAAACACTCAAAAAAATCTGCCGAACTCCTTATATTGCCTATGACAACGACCTTAATCGTGCAGGTGAAGTGCTTGTCGAAAAAGCTCAAGAGAAAATGAGTATCTATGCTTTTACGACGCCTGAGCCAGACAGTGACCTCGATAGCTTTATTGTAAAGTCCGGCGATGACATGGCGACTATCGAAAAAATAAAATCACTTATTCAAAACTCTCGCTTTTGCCCGCGCAATGTCGAACGAGTTGCTGAAGAGGTCTTTTTATCTCGTCAAAAACAGGGGTCCTCTGACAAAAGAAAAGACTTTGAGATTAACTCAAATGCGTTTGAACTCTTGATAGCTGATTTGAAAGACCGAGGAGAGCTTTTATATGACGGTCAATTAGCCTATTTATTTTCAAAGACAGACAAGAACTTAGTTAAAATAGATGCCGAGGACCAAGATTATAAAATCTTGATGTCTCGATATAAAATCAACGCCTCTGAAATTATTTATAAATATATCTATTCAGAACTTGAGACGACCGCTGCGAAAACGGCGCGACGAGTAACGGTTTACCCGTTCTCACACTACGACGATAAGACAAACCGCATTTATCTCTCGAACTTCTCGAATCAGGTTTATCGAATCTCTCAAGATCAAATTGAACTCTGTGAAAATGGAGTCGATGGGGTTCTATTTCTACCTAATAAAGTTTATGACAAATTCATTTTTGAGAAGCCCTCATGGCGGGGCTCTTTATGGGATGAAAAAATCTTGTCGCAGGTCAAATTTTCCAACAAGGGACTGCATCCAAGTGAAGCAAAAACGCTTTTTTTGATATGGATTCTGACGCTGTTTTTCCCCGAGCTATTCCCCACGAAGGTCATACTCGCATTTATCGGTGTCAAAGGCTCCGGCAAAACTAGTGCCGCCCGCCGTGTACTTCAAATTATTCATGGAGTTAAAAGCAACGTGACTCCAATCCCAAAAGAAGCCAGCGACTTTGATGCTATCGTAACAAACAACTCTCTTATCGTTTTGGATAATGCTGACACAAAGAATCCGTGGCTGGATGACCGTCTCGCTATCGCGGCGACCGGAGGAACTACTAAAAAAAGAAAGCTCTACACTACGAATGAATTTATGGAGGCGACCATTCAATGCCATTTGATGATTACGGCTCGTGATCCGCATTTTCGCCGTGACGACGTGGCAGACCGAGTATTGCCTTTGAAGGTCGAACGTCAAAATAAATTCAAAGGTGAAAATAGACTAATTCGTGAAATTTCTGAAAATCGAGACCGATTGATGTCGGAACTCATTGAGTTCGCACAAGAAGGCCTTATTGCCCTCGCTCAGGCTAAGGATGAGGACGACATCGGATCGTTCAGAATGGCCGATTTCAGCAGCTTTGCGACGAAGCTAGGACGTCACGCCGGAATAGGAAATAAGATCGAAGAGATTTTCAAAAAGATTTCTGCCGAACAATCGCAATTTGCTCTTGAGGATAACTCCCTCTTTATTTTTCTTTATCGCTGGGTGCAAAAAAATCCCAATAACAGAGTCACGAACGTCCAACTGTGCGAGGCGCTTTCTGAATTTGCAAAAACAACGGGGCAAAAGTTTGAATTTTCAGGACGAGGACCCGCTTTCGCTCAACGGATGTCACATTTACGACCTAACTTGAAAGAGTTTTTCGACATCACTGAAAGCAATGGCGGTCAACGAAACGTCTTTTATCACTTTAAGATAAAAAAGGAGATGAGTGACGTTTAA
- a CDS encoding ATP-binding protein — protein sequence MIHQFTGRIENNLAGLSDLAKLEATTRGLFLDQLTIDFSYANWFEANLCAALGAILNRTSANLNTVKLENIPSGIESIFKKNGFLSHFGGETRPDYYGTTITYSSFGRGDVKAFHAYLQSQLLGRSDLPKMTDLLKREIARSILEIFVNAITHGNCSQVFACGQFFPSKQRIDFSIVNLGTTIQQNVSNFLRSNLTAAEAIQWALQEGNTTRTGPIPGGLGLSILKQFLKLNQGRAHIYSGGGCWTQSGALEAFADSANDFGGTMVVVEFNLSDSTSYRLSTE from the coding sequence ATGATTCATCAGTTTACAGGACGCATAGAAAATAACCTGGCGGGCCTGAGTGATCTCGCAAAACTAGAAGCAACGACTCGAGGTCTATTTCTGGATCAACTCACCATTGATTTTTCTTATGCCAATTGGTTTGAAGCCAATCTTTGTGCGGCTTTAGGAGCTATTTTAAATAGAACTTCAGCAAACCTAAACACAGTCAAACTTGAGAACATTCCGTCTGGGATTGAGTCCATCTTCAAAAAGAATGGTTTTTTAAGTCATTTTGGCGGCGAAACTAGGCCTGATTACTACGGCACTACAATTACCTACAGCAGTTTTGGCCGAGGGGATGTTAAGGCGTTTCATGCCTATTTACAGTCGCAGCTTTTGGGTAGATCAGATCTACCCAAAATGACAGATCTATTGAAAAGAGAAATCGCCAGGAGTATTTTAGAAATATTCGTAAATGCAATAACGCACGGAAATTGCTCTCAGGTATTTGCATGCGGACAGTTCTTTCCCTCGAAACAACGAATTGATTTTTCTATCGTAAATCTGGGTACGACAATACAGCAAAATGTATCAAATTTTCTTCGTTCAAACTTAACAGCTGCGGAAGCCATCCAATGGGCTTTACAAGAAGGCAATACTACCAGGACGGGACCAATTCCAGGCGGCCTAGGACTAAGCATATTAAAGCAGTTTCTGAAATTAAATCAGGGGCGGGCTCATATATATTCAGGAGGCGGATGCTGGACACAGAGCGGTGCGTTAGAAGCTTTTGCTGATTCAGCAAATGACTTTGGGGGCACCATGGTCGTTGTGGAATTTAACTTGAGTGATAGCACAAGCTATCGACTCTCTACGGAATGA
- a CDS encoding tyrosine-type recombinase/integrase, which translates to MGIKFDEKTKAWTAFFSNRHPITKVPKTYKRVGLKSKAEAQKIERELVVKMNNYFHQKIYPLWDKLLTDYCVSIDEKNELMKSTIYNREKVLRLHTLPAWDAKRVDQITTPDIHKLLNERLGQNAEAHRKFFIKCLKGVFQYAVEEGILIRNPTPLIKFKVNDKIKAVLTEEQILTLLRRAQELDWHWYPHYAVALYTGMRNGELYALMWDKVNLEQRQILVNCSWSSKDGYKSTKSGDDRLVEIPKPLMPVLTELKLQTAGNNFVLPRLSKWDKGEQARELRFLLKSLGLPEIRFHDLRASWATLLLGKGVAPSKVMSMGGWKDMDTMMIYMRKAGIDIKDSTKVLDDLHIHKVESGKLLKLPDRS; encoded by the coding sequence ATGGGAATTAAATTTGATGAAAAGACGAAGGCTTGGACTGCGTTTTTTAGTAATCGGCACCCAATAACAAAAGTTCCGAAAACTTATAAACGAGTTGGTTTAAAGTCCAAGGCTGAAGCGCAAAAGATAGAGCGCGAGCTTGTGGTCAAGATGAACAACTATTTTCATCAGAAAATCTATCCTTTGTGGGATAAATTACTAACTGATTATTGTGTCAGTATCGACGAAAAGAATGAATTAATGAAAAGCACTATCTACAACAGAGAAAAGGTTTTGCGACTTCATACCTTACCAGCTTGGGACGCGAAAAGAGTCGATCAAATTACGACCCCTGATATTCACAAGCTGCTTAATGAGCGCCTTGGTCAAAATGCAGAAGCTCATCGGAAGTTCTTCATTAAATGTCTCAAAGGCGTGTTTCAGTACGCGGTTGAAGAAGGAATTCTAATAAGGAATCCGACCCCGCTCATTAAGTTCAAGGTCAATGACAAGATCAAAGCGGTCCTAACGGAAGAGCAAATTTTAACTCTGTTGCGACGAGCCCAAGAGTTGGATTGGCATTGGTATCCTCATTACGCCGTCGCTCTTTATACGGGAATGAGAAATGGGGAGCTTTACGCGCTTATGTGGGACAAGGTGAACTTAGAGCAGCGGCAGATTTTGGTGAATTGTTCTTGGAGCAGTAAAGATGGGTACAAATCGACCAAGTCCGGTGATGACCGACTGGTTGAAATTCCTAAGCCGTTAATGCCAGTGCTGACTGAGCTGAAGTTGCAAACAGCAGGCAATAACTTTGTTCTGCCGCGTTTGAGTAAATGGGATAAGGGGGAGCAGGCTCGTGAACTTAGATTCCTTTTGAAATCCTTGGGGCTACCTGAGATTAGGTTCCATGACCTAAGAGCGAGCTGGGCGACATTATTGCTTGGGAAGGGTGTTGCTCCCAGTAAAGTGATGAGCATGGGAGGTTGGAAGGATATGGATACGATGATGATATATATGCGAAAGGCAGGAATCGATATTAAAGACTCAACCAAAGTATTGGATGATCTGCATATTCATAAAGTTGAATCTGGAAAACTATTGAAGTTACCAGACCGATCTTAG
- a CDS encoding STAS-like domain-containing protein, protein MSTQLKINVYEIVGGDSAIAVEDGEALFSRIKNAISNGVDTEVNFANVNLIVSSFLNAGIGQLYGEFDEILLKSKLKVTGLSEDDQELLVKVIKRAKEYFAKKETFNKVIKENLGDDT, encoded by the coding sequence ATGAGCACTCAACTTAAAATTAATGTTTATGAGATAGTGGGAGGCGATTCGGCTATTGCAGTCGAAGATGGCGAAGCACTATTCTCCAGAATAAAAAATGCCATCTCTAACGGGGTTGACACAGAGGTCAATTTTGCGAATGTAAACTTGATAGTTTCGAGTTTTCTCAACGCTGGCATCGGTCAGCTATATGGAGAGTTCGATGAGATCCTTTTGAAATCCAAGCTAAAGGTTACGGGTTTATCTGAAGACGATCAGGAATTGCTGGTTAAGGTAATTAAACGAGCAAAAGAGTATTTCGCGAAAAAGGAGACCTTTAATAAAGTTATAAAGGAAAATCTTGGCGATGATACATGA
- a CDS encoding helix-turn-helix domain-containing protein has protein sequence MTFHREKNYLDVGSLKTEEWMTTEEAAAYLKIPKASLLNLSSNGKVPYYKFQRRNRYLKSDLLQLLLANRRGGFNGN, from the coding sequence ATGACGTTTCATCGAGAGAAAAACTATCTTGATGTAGGTTCTTTGAAAACTGAAGAGTGGATGACAACAGAAGAGGCGGCGGCATATCTCAAGATACCCAAAGCTTCACTTTTGAATTTATCGAGTAACGGCAAAGTACCTTACTATAAGTTCCAAAGACGAAATCGATATTTAAAATCAGACCTTTTGCAACTTCTTTTGGCAAATCGCAGAGGAGGTTTCAATGGGAATTAA
- a CDS encoding SEC-C metal-binding domain-containing protein, whose amino-acid sequence MSLEAVKALLRDVENNWENRNTDNIFELLKVAKQEAVRCGDQEKAKYIWCLEQTTKTQDMFIHAFKENKQGKFYNGWCSLERVEGLAAMLGRHLPSPLMDDFKIHFINTHTQRFQSIYPYGIFISPEFVKQKIYCSICDARISPRSHCGHDPGEIYDGEMCGRIIKSAEVAALAMVKNPVQKYSVPFMTNPKTKETEDQYNYGVVKYLVRALASPFHEWDITKETRRHPHSRFKDVGRNGKCPCESGKKYKLCCLPTEGVLRPHIQFHFSVEPPAEVIKREYI is encoded by the coding sequence ATGAGCTTGGAGGCAGTTAAGGCATTATTACGCGACGTCGAGAACAACTGGGAAAATCGGAATACAGATAATATTTTCGAATTGTTGAAGGTCGCAAAGCAGGAGGCCGTAAGATGCGGCGACCAGGAAAAAGCCAAATACATTTGGTGTCTAGAGCAGACTACAAAAACGCAGGATATGTTTATTCATGCGTTTAAAGAGAATAAACAAGGCAAGTTTTATAATGGATGGTGCTCCCTTGAGCGTGTCGAAGGACTGGCTGCAATGCTGGGTAGACATTTGCCAAGTCCTTTGATGGACGATTTTAAAATACATTTTATAAACACTCATACTCAGAGGTTCCAATCTATCTATCCATATGGAATCTTTATCAGTCCTGAGTTCGTTAAACAAAAAATTTACTGTAGTATTTGTGACGCTCGAATTTCCCCAAGGAGCCACTGTGGCCATGATCCTGGAGAAATATATGATGGTGAAATGTGTGGACGTATTATTAAAAGCGCAGAAGTCGCTGCCCTAGCGATGGTGAAAAACCCCGTTCAAAAGTATTCAGTTCCATTTATGACAAACCCGAAAACAAAAGAAACAGAAGATCAGTACAACTATGGGGTTGTTAAATATTTAGTTCGAGCTTTAGCCTCTCCATTTCACGAATGGGATATAACGAAAGAGACGAGACGACATCCTCATTCGAGATTTAAGGATGTCGGTCGAAATGGCAAGTGCCCCTGCGAGTCTGGAAAGAAATATAAGCTCTGTTGCCTCCCTACCGAAGGAGTGCTTCGTCCCCATATCCAATTTCACTTTTCTGTTGAACCTCCTGCGGAGGTTATCAAGCGTGAATATATTTAG
- a CDS encoding recombinase family protein: MKALIYARVSTSHHNQNPQVQIAELKRACEGRGWAIHEEIIDHGYSGSTDNRPGLRRLMALVRAKEVDVVVVVKMDRLFRSLKHLVSTLEDFEKIGVKFVALKDNVDYSTPSGRFFVQILGSLGEFERSLLRERTMMGLEHARTKGKKFGRPRIHNDTEIRRLHQEGKTYRQIQNATGAPMGTISRAIKSARKSQLENALTDQNRAARNTTVLRAGEIKIDLFDENGNKDKLSGKVDS; the protein is encoded by the coding sequence ATGAAAGCTCTGATTTACGCTCGCGTTTCAACGAGCCACCATAATCAAAATCCCCAAGTTCAAATTGCTGAACTTAAACGGGCCTGTGAGGGGCGAGGTTGGGCCATACATGAGGAAATCATCGATCATGGCTATAGTGGGTCCACTGACAACCGCCCAGGCTTAAGACGCCTTATGGCTCTTGTTCGTGCGAAAGAAGTCGATGTCGTTGTGGTCGTAAAAATGGACAGACTTTTTAGAAGTCTAAAACACTTGGTATCCACCCTGGAAGATTTTGAGAAGATCGGCGTTAAATTTGTAGCCCTCAAAGACAACGTGGATTATTCCACCCCATCGGGACGCTTCTTTGTTCAAATCCTTGGAAGCCTTGGGGAGTTTGAGCGTTCTTTACTCCGCGAGCGCACCATGATGGGTCTTGAGCACGCTAGAACCAAAGGCAAGAAATTCGGTCGCCCTCGCATTCACAACGACACCGAGATTCGGCGATTGCATCAAGAGGGAAAGACCTATCGACAAATTCAAAACGCGACGGGTGCGCCCATGGGTACGATTTCACGAGCAATCAAGAGTGCTCGCAAATCCCAGTTGGAAAATGCCCTAACGGATCAAAATAGGGCTGCACGCAATACGACCGTTTTGCGTGCGGGCGAGATCAAAATTGATCTATTCGATGAGAACGGCAATAAGGACAAATTGTCCGGCAAGGTGGATTCATGA
- a CDS encoding helix-turn-helix domain-containing protein: MTDDKDSSLRDIEFAPKLSRTMNLKQQLKYYLKDRGITASQLSKKASVPKQSLSGWLAGSNPRDVRQIKRVADVLGISIDHLMFGSGPEKGQEKVAPLDSLIGEEWFGGLFEVRLRRVKK; the protein is encoded by the coding sequence ATGACCGACGATAAGGACAGTTCATTAAGAGATATAGAGTTCGCTCCGAAGTTAAGCAGGACTATGAATTTAAAACAGCAATTGAAATACTATCTTAAAGATCGAGGTATAACGGCTTCCCAGCTTTCAAAGAAAGCATCCGTTCCGAAGCAGTCATTGAGTGGATGGCTTGCAGGCTCTAATCCTCGCGACGTTAGGCAGATTAAGCGTGTCGCTGATGTATTGGGAATTTCCATAGATCATCTAATGTTTGGCAGCGGTCCAGAAAAGGGACAAGAGAAAGTTGCCCCACTAGATTCTCTTATCGGCGAGGAATGGTTCGGCGGTTTATTTGAAGTTCGTCTTCGTCGGGTTAAAAAATGA